A stretch of Fundicoccus culcitae DNA encodes these proteins:
- a CDS encoding PucR family transcriptional regulator gives MISLKTLLDTPRFSDLKLITDESSINDRIIESVEITETPDVEKFIPKNVLILSTGMVFKNKQENLIPFIDSLIRAESIGLCIKVNRFLNEIDSDVIAYANKVSFPLIIIPDHYPLGSLLHQIMNLVLENRREEIDFALDIQKSFSNLLVQDASNDLLVSELSRIIKTSIILLDPFNQIIAQSEYFKNHQDRAEHCVTSILNERKVTNRIHGSFLITDLDGKLRNVSVHEIRVHTYFSHYLIIVDSEKIPFPTSIFAIEQAALVFQFNLYKNQKVDESLYATEAHLFSDLLDPQVPTSFNDISWFQGTRGYGYIQSNFYKVIHIISQEMVGETKRAYTVKESEKFFLSYVWLRNNINKYFSNAVVIYRSEIPEIVLILQETDSEISNKLESISNNILNLIDSKLLFHVGYSVTKSEQIEQSYAQAKLAYNDRIKNSNQDAIIFYKEKGMLQLFSDLNQNTLIYYCKSVLKELAYPEEESLIDLRKTLDIYLKNQCEITQTASDLFIHRNTVKYRINRCEEILGTSVNDPEASLDIRLALELSNQP, from the coding sequence ATGATTTCCTTAAAAACCTTGTTAGATACGCCTAGGTTTTCTGATTTAAAGCTCATAACAGATGAAAGTTCAATAAATGATCGTATTATTGAATCTGTCGAGATTACTGAAACACCTGATGTCGAAAAATTTATACCAAAAAATGTTTTAATTTTATCAACAGGTATGGTTTTTAAAAATAAACAAGAAAACCTAATTCCATTTATTGATTCTCTAATACGTGCTGAATCAATTGGCTTGTGCATAAAAGTAAATCGCTTTTTAAATGAAATTGATTCAGATGTCATTGCTTATGCAAATAAAGTTAGTTTTCCCTTAATTATTATCCCTGACCATTATCCCCTTGGTTCATTGTTACACCAAATTATGAATCTAGTCTTAGAAAACCGTCGTGAAGAAATTGATTTTGCGTTAGACATTCAAAAAAGTTTCTCAAATTTGCTCGTACAAGATGCTTCAAATGATTTACTAGTTAGTGAACTGAGTCGCATTATAAAAACTTCAATTATTTTACTTGATCCATTTAATCAAATTATTGCTCAATCAGAATATTTTAAAAATCATCAAGATCGAGCTGAACACTGTGTAACAAGTATATTAAATGAAAGGAAAGTAACCAACCGTATACATGGTTCTTTTTTAATTACGGATCTAGATGGTAAATTGCGTAATGTTTCTGTACATGAAATAAGAGTTCATACTTATTTTTCACATTATTTAATTATAGTAGATTCCGAAAAAATTCCATTTCCCACTTCAATTTTCGCTATCGAACAAGCTGCATTAGTCTTTCAATTCAATTTGTATAAAAATCAGAAAGTAGATGAATCATTATATGCTACAGAGGCACATTTATTTAGTGATTTATTAGATCCGCAAGTCCCAACATCATTTAATGACATTAGTTGGTTTCAAGGGACTCGTGGCTATGGTTATATCCAATCCAATTTTTATAAAGTCATTCATATAATTAGCCAAGAGATGGTTGGGGAAACTAAAAGAGCATATACCGTTAAAGAAAGTGAGAAATTCTTTTTATCTTACGTGTGGTTACGAAATAATATTAATAAATACTTTAGTAACGCCGTCGTCATTTATAGATCTGAAATTCCGGAAATTGTACTAATTTTACAAGAAACAGATTCAGAAATCTCGAATAAACTTGAATCTATTTCTAATAACATTCTAAACTTAATTGATAGCAAACTTTTATTTCACGTTGGTTATTCGGTAACCAAATCCGAGCAAATCGAACAATCATATGCTCAAGCAAAATTAGCTTATAATGATAGAATAAAAAATTCTAATCAAGACGCAATTATTTTTTATAAAGAAAAAGGCATGCTACAATTATTTAGTGATTTAAATCAAAACACCCTAATTTATTACTGCAAATCTGTGTTAAAAGAACTGGCTTATCCTGAAGAAGAATCCTTGATTGATTTACGCAAGACTTTAGATATTTATTTAAAAAATCAATGTGAAATTACACAGACTGCCAGCGATTTGTTCATTCATCGTAATACAGTCAAATATCGAATTAATCGTTGTGAAGAAATTCTCGGTACTTCTGTAAATGACCCTGAGGCTTCTTTAGATATTCGCTTGGCTCTTGAATTAAGCAACCAACCCTAG
- the allD gene encoding ureidoglycolate dehydrogenase, giving the protein MLTEETKVNITAERLHKLIKDKLVLAGLPEEQAEETSNHLVYADMIGVHSHGAVRVEYYSERISKGGINTNPQLEFEQTGPSTAIYHGDNGQGHFVVNKSLEDVIRLAKESGVAVVGISRVGHTGTLSYYLRKIAKQDLIGIAVTQSDPMVVPYGGAEVYYGTNPIAFSAPTAGNDPIVFDMATTVQAWGKILDARSKGNEIPDTWAVDASGTPTTDPHNVAGLVPIAGPKGYGLMMMVDILAGVLLGLPFGSSVSSMYHDLSEKRNLGQTFIVIDPSRFRDIEAFKNDITQTIDELHNIPTAPGFDQVYYPGELSLIAMEKSQNEGIDIPKSIIDYLESNEIFINSSDHKGIFAD; this is encoded by the coding sequence ATTTTGACAGAAGAAACAAAAGTAAATATTACTGCTGAGCGTTTACATAAATTGATAAAAGATAAACTTGTTCTAGCCGGTTTACCCGAAGAACAAGCCGAAGAAACAAGTAATCATTTAGTTTATGCAGATATGATTGGTGTTCATTCACATGGAGCAGTACGAGTTGAATACTATTCTGAACGTATAAGTAAAGGTGGAATCAACACGAATCCACAATTAGAATTTGAACAAACTGGACCAAGTACTGCCATCTATCACGGTGACAATGGCCAAGGCCACTTTGTAGTAAATAAATCCTTAGAAGATGTGATTAGGCTAGCCAAAGAAAGTGGTGTAGCCGTAGTTGGAATATCTCGTGTCGGACATACTGGGACGTTGTCTTATTATTTACGAAAAATAGCCAAACAAGATTTAATTGGAATTGCTGTGACTCAGTCTGATCCAATGGTAGTTCCATACGGAGGAGCGGAAGTGTACTATGGTACAAATCCCATTGCGTTTTCGGCACCTACAGCTGGAAATGATCCGATAGTGTTTGATATGGCAACCACTGTACAAGCGTGGGGTAAAATTTTAGATGCACGATCAAAAGGAAATGAAATTCCAGACACTTGGGCTGTAGATGCTTCCGGGACACCTACTACTGATCCTCATAATGTTGCTGGTTTGGTACCAATAGCGGGACCTAAGGGCTATGGATTAATGATGATGGTAGATATTTTAGCTGGAGTTCTTCTTGGTTTACCATTTGGTAGCAGCGTATCGTCCATGTACCATGATTTATCTGAAAAACGGAATCTTGGACAGACTTTTATTGTGATAGATCCTAGTCGCTTTAGAGATATTGAAGCATTCAAAAATGATATAACACAAACTATTGATGAATTACATAATATTCCAACCGCTCCTGGTTTTGATCAAGTTTATTATCCAGGTGAACTTAGTTTGATAGCAATGGAAAAATCACAAAATGAAGGTATTGATATTCCAAAATCAATTATCGACTATTTAGAATCTAATGAAATTTTTATTAATTCTTCAGACCATAAAGGGATTTTTGCAGATTAA
- the allE gene encoding (S)-ureidoglycine aminohydrolase, with protein MGYKNNQTGYRNGLLESRSIIKKGIYALIEHDGLVKNSIPGFENVNITIMSTPAIGASFVDYIVEFLEGGKNERGFGGEGVETFAYVISGKLRVSDGKETYELTEGGYAFFPASQLMYFENGQEEMTEVFLYKREYEAVEGYEAYQIVGNKKDLTPIEYEGMKDVLLWDFLPTNDHGFDMNIHILEFQPGASHGYIETHYQEHGAYLLSGQGMYNLDNNWYPVEKGDYIFMGRYVPQAAYAVGRDEPLAYIYSKDANRDPKV; from the coding sequence ATGGGATATAAGAATAATCAAACTGGATACCGTAATGGATTATTAGAGTCAAGATCTATTATAAAAAAAGGGATTTACGCACTAATAGAACATGATGGATTAGTAAAAAATAGCATACCTGGTTTTGAAAACGTCAACATTACAATTATGTCCACACCTGCGATAGGAGCATCTTTTGTTGATTATATTGTAGAGTTTTTAGAAGGTGGAAAAAATGAGCGAGGCTTTGGTGGTGAAGGCGTTGAAACATTTGCCTATGTAATTTCAGGGAAACTACGTGTTAGTGATGGTAAAGAAACTTATGAATTAACTGAAGGTGGCTATGCATTTTTCCCAGCTAGTCAATTAATGTATTTTGAAAATGGCCAAGAAGAAATGACGGAAGTTTTCTTATATAAACGTGAATACGAAGCCGTTGAAGGATATGAAGCATATCAAATAGTTGGGAATAAAAAAGATTTAACACCTATTGAATATGAAGGAATGAAAGATGTTCTACTATGGGACTTCCTTCCAACAAATGACCATGGATTTGACATGAATATACATATTTTAGAATTTCAACCGGGAGCTAGCCACGGTTATATCGAAACCCATTACCAAGAACATGGAGCGTATTTATTATCTGGTCAAGGAATGTATAACTTAGACAATAACTGGTATCCGGTTGAAAAAGGTGACTATATATTTATGGGGCGTTATGTTCCTCAAGCTGCTTATGCCGTAGGTCGTGATGAGCCTCTAGCATATATTTATTCTAAAGATGCTAATCGCGATCCTAAAGTATAA
- a CDS encoding DUF896 domain-containing protein, translated as MHMELILDGINYFAQKEKFYGLDDREKELRAELREEYLRLFRMAFSDQIEHVKVVDPEGTDVTPAKMKAIQRGKQIHGRHLEAKESSIVSADPSVVDLVAKAQAFLDACDEQADVEAEVEKLDVEADEDC; from the coding sequence ATGCACATGGAATTAATTTTAGATGGCATTAATTATTTTGCACAAAAAGAGAAGTTTTACGGCTTGGACGACAGAGAGAAAGAATTACGCGCCGAATTACGTGAAGAATACTTGCGCCTATTCCGCATGGCTTTTTCTGATCAAATCGAACACGTCAAAGTCGTCGACCCAGAAGGCACCGACGTCACCCCCGCTAAAATGAAAGCCATCCAACGTGGCAAACAAATCCACGGCCGCCATTTGGAAGCAAAAGAAAGCTCCATCGTGAGTGCTGACCCGTCTGTCGTGGACTTGGTGGCGAAGGCACAAGCATTTTTGGATGCTTGTGATGAGCAGGCTGATGTTGAGGCTGAGGTTGAGAAACTTGATGTTGAGGCTGACGAAGATTGCTAA
- a CDS encoding bifunctional metallophosphatase/5'-nucleotidase, which translates to MKTISILMTSDTHGYWLGGETNNLLQTAQGLKQLKLTKDHPTLMIDLGDFIQGSSFATYMYKIQGSGQFFAKAMNAIGYDYQIIGNHEFNYGADYRQAVFADLKAPILNSNMVNTSDGQPFVGQPYAIHEIDGIKIGIIGATTHYIPNWELPEHYQGITFKDAFQTVKEYAELLRPQVDVLIVAYHGGFESDLTDFSPLERHTGENQGARMLQEIEGIDLLLTGHQHRHINQKVGNTWVVQAGYGGEYIADITLTLDDDHPVDTVGQLHATADFPEDASLKAYLAADLDAGNSWLQTVIGHAPLKPVTSNTFEARVGGHPFIEMLNQIQLIETGAQFSAIALINDNFAAFTGDITNETLLLSYPYYNRIARVNITGNALREVIEYDLEYLVLNEHDLITVNPKYIEPKPRHYNFDIYSGLQVTVDLRQAFGQRIVALVDEATGNDIVDGDMYSIALSQYRAAGGGDFKQFNVDKIAYLSDNDVASLLGDAVAGTLALNWEAINANYQHWVYQPPFKPTLD; encoded by the coding sequence ATGAAAACAATCAGTATCCTGATGACGAGCGATACCCACGGGTATTGGCTGGGCGGGGAGACGAATAATTTGCTGCAAACTGCCCAAGGTTTGAAGCAATTGAAATTGACGAAAGACCATCCGACGTTAATGATTGACCTTGGGGACTTTATCCAAGGGTCTTCCTTTGCGACTTATATGTATAAAATCCAAGGGTCTGGGCAATTTTTTGCTAAAGCCATGAACGCCATCGGCTATGATTATCAAATCATTGGGAATCATGAGTTTAACTATGGGGCCGATTATCGCCAGGCGGTCTTTGCGGACTTAAAAGCGCCTATCCTTAATAGCAATATGGTAAACACGTCAGATGGGCAGCCATTTGTAGGCCAACCCTATGCCATTCACGAAATCGACGGCATCAAAATTGGGATTATTGGCGCCACCACCCACTATATTCCTAATTGGGAGCTGCCCGAACACTACCAAGGCATTACCTTTAAGGACGCCTTCCAAACCGTGAAAGAGTATGCTGAGCTGCTTCGCCCTCAAGTCGATGTCTTAATCGTCGCTTACCATGGCGGTTTTGAGTCGGACTTAACCGACTTTAGTCCTTTGGAGCGCCACACCGGTGAAAACCAGGGGGCACGGATGTTGCAGGAAATTGAGGGCATTGACCTGTTGTTAACCGGCCACCAACACCGTCACATCAACCAAAAAGTTGGCAACACCTGGGTCGTCCAAGCGGGTTATGGGGGCGAATATATTGCAGATATTACGCTGACGCTGGATGACGACCACCCAGTCGACACGGTGGGTCAACTGCACGCCACCGCTGATTTTCCAGAAGACGCATCGCTGAAAGCCTATTTGGCAGCTGACCTTGATGCCGGCAACAGCTGGCTCCAGACCGTTATCGGCCACGCGCCACTTAAGCCGGTCACTAGCAACACTTTTGAAGCACGCGTCGGCGGCCATCCGTTCATTGAAATGCTCAATCAAATCCAACTCATTGAAACCGGCGCCCAATTCAGCGCCATCGCCCTCATCAACGACAACTTCGCCGCCTTCACGGGTGACATCACCAACGAAACCCTCTTGCTCAGCTACCCCTACTACAATCGAATCGCTCGAGTAAATATCACTGGTAACGCCTTGCGTGAAGTGATTGAATATGATTTGGAGTATTTAGTGTTGAATGAACACGATCTAATAACCGTTAATCCTAAGTATATTGAACCCAAGCCACGGCATTATAATTTTGATATTTATTCGGGTTTACAAGTGACAGTTGATTTACGTCAGGCGTTTGGACAGCGCATTGTGGCGCTAGTTGATGAAGCGACCGGCAACGACATTGTGGATGGGGATATGTACTCAATCGCTCTGTCGCAATATCGCGCAGCGGGTGGCGGGGATTTCAAGCAGTTCAACGTGGATAAAATCGCTTATTTATCGGACAATGATGTCGCTAGTTTGTTGGGTGATGCGGTGGCGGGCACGTTGGCCTTGAATTGGGAAGCCATCAATGCCAACTACCAGCATTGGGTTTACCAGCCGCCATTCAAACCGACACTTGACTAA